The DNA sequence CAGCATCTCAGAAATCTTATGGGAAAAAGGGTAGACGGCGCAGGAAATAATTGTATATGAGAGCCGATTATTTTGTGATATTTTCTTCTGGTATTACTCTTCTGATGTGGGGCCTTTGGGGCTTTTTCGGAAAACTTGCAATTGAAAGAAACATGTCACCTGTCTCTATTTTTCTTGCCGAAGTGCTTATTTGCCTGGTTTGTGCAGCATTCGTTTTCCTGTTTTTTTTCCGTACGGAAAATTTTCTTCCATGGCGCACGTCCTGGAATATATTTGGTTTCCTATCCGGCGTAAGTTTGGC is a window from the Candidatus Jettenia sp. genome containing:
- a CDS encoding EamA family transporter yields the protein MRADYFVIFSSGITLLMWGLWGFFGKLAIERNMSPVSIFLAEVLICLVCAAFVFLFFFRTENFLPWRTSWNIFGFLSGVSLALGLVFYYFALQRGHASLVVPLTSLYPAVTVVLSYAILAERPSLTQWIGLILILIGAFLLLSGPIEGR